TTGCGAAGTATCTTCTCACAGTCATGGCCCTTAGCTATGGCAGAGCAAATCATATCAAGTGATGCTTCATTAAAAGCGTCACCTGTCAAGCCTTTCTTATCCAAAACTCTTTCAAAACGGTTGCCAAGAAACTGCTTGATGGTCGTTGCATCAAGGTCGTTGACAGTTGCATCCCTAACACCAGCCTCGTCAGGAGCAAAACTACCGCAGTCGGTCATCATTTCTGCAAGTTCAGCATTATCGAACACTTTACGCTTGTCGGCACCATTCTTCACCCATACGATTCCTTTGTTGTCATGATAAGGCTTGTTGAGTCCTTCCTTCACAGTAGCAACAACCAAGTTGCCATCCTCGACCTCAACAGTATCTATCTTTATCAGAATGGATGGCACTACGTTTTCTGAAGCAATGTCACTCAACAAGTTGGTTGTTTCTTGTACCTCTGAATACGACAATGCATTGGTTTCTCCGGTCTTATCCTTTATACCAACTACCAACTTGCCGCCATGTGAATTACTGAACGCCACTAACTCACAGGCAATATCATATTTGTCGAGAATGCGTTCCTTGAACTGCACCCCCGACACCTCGCCAGCCTTTATCTGTTTCAATATATCGTCCATCATTCTTTGATACATTCTTTATTCAACAAATCGTTTACATCCACTTTCAGCAAATCAGAAATCCGTATTAAGGTTTCCAAGTCTGGTTGGCAAGTGTTGGTGCACCATTTAGAAATGGTTGCTTGGTCTTTACCCAACATTTCTGCCAACCACTTGTTTGAGCGCTTGGTTACTGCCAACATTATTTTCAATCTGTTTACATCTTTCTTTGCCATACTATATATATAAAATAGGTAAATACACTTGCAAAAGTACGAAAATAATTTCAGAAAAAGGAACAATAGCCTCAAAATGTTTACGAAACATGCAAATAATTGAGTATTTCGCAATATTGCCCGTTTCATAAATAATCATAAAAACAAAGTAAAAAAGGTGTTTTTTGGAAAATTAGATTTATCTTTGCATATATATTTGAAGGCGTTCTTTGCATATTGCAAAATACAGAAACGAGCAGAAGTCCGCTCGTTTCCATATTGTTACCTATATAATATAGGCAAACGCCCAACTTCTTGATTTTCAATCAAAGTCCAAATTAGAGCGAGTTAGATTTTTAAACACCCCTGTCTGTTCCAACCCATAAATTCCTTTCTTTATCCTCAAAAAGAGCACCAATATTATGATTACCTGTACCCTCCTCCAAATCATCGCAATCGAATTGGAGAATAGAAGTTCCATCATAGCGGTTGAGCCCATTTTTTGTCCCAAACCACATAAATCCATAGCTATCCTGCAAGATTGCTTTTACATTACTCTCTGATAAACCATTTTCTCCATTAACACGGGTGAAATAAAAATCAGAATATTCTTGAGCAAAAATACAAATAGATAAGAATAGCAATCCATTTATGAAAGCTAATCGTAGTAGGTGTTTCTTCATAAATTATATAGTGGTTATATTTGGCTGTGCGCGCAAATATACACTAAAAAACAGTATATAAAAAGGAGTTGACGCATTTGTTTCAGTAATAGCCGCATTTGTTCATTTTTACTTTTCCCTTCTCCTATACCTTTGCAATATCATTTTGAAATAAACTATTTTATAACATGAGAAACGTAACATTAGGCCTGATAATAGGGGCCGCACTTCTAGTTAGTGGTAGTCTGTCACTGAAGGCAACCGAGAATAAAATGAAATTATGGTATGATAAACCTGCAGATGAATGGATGAAGTCTCTTCCTTTGGGGAACGGTCGTCTTGGTGTAATGATCTATGGTGGCATAGAAACAGAAACACTCGCTCTAAACGAATCAACAATGTGGTCAGGGGAATATGATGAACATCAGCAACGTCCATTCGGAAGAGAAAAACTCAATCAAGTAAGAAAGCTATTTTTTGAAAATAACTTGTCAGAAGGTAATCATGTCGCAGGAAATATGATGGCAGGTAGCCCACATTCAGTAGGAACACATCTTCCCATAGGTGACTTGAAAATAAATTTTTCATATCCTCAAGGAGAAATATCAGATTATCGCCATGAACTGGATTTACATACTGCTATAAATACAGTTAGCTATAAAGTAGGTAATACTGAATATATACGCCAATGTATCGCTTCTAATCCAGATGACGTAGTTGCTATGCATATAAAAGCTAGTCGTCCAAAAGCAATAACGATGGAACTTGAATTGAAATTACTCAGACAGGCAAATGTAGTAGCATCCGGTAACCAACTTATTTATACCGGTAATGCAGAATTTGAAAAACATGGTAAAGGAGGAGTACATTTTGAAGGACGTATTGCTGTACAAATAAAAGGAGGAACAATAAAGGCTGAAGGGAAAAAACTTTATATTGAGAAAGCTACTGAAGTCACTTTATTATCTGATGTACGTACCAATTTTAAAAACAATACGTTCTCTGGTTACAACTACAAAATAAAATGTGAGAAAACAATTGAATTAGCATCAAAGAAAGATTTTAAGACTCTGAAGAAAAAACATATAGAAGACTATTCTCCACTTTTCTCCCGGGTAGGACTTTCGTTTGAGCATCACGCAAAGTTTGATCACCTACCAAACGATGAACGTTGGGCACGGGTAAAGAAAGGAGAATCTGATCCTGGATTAGATGCATTATTTTTCCAATATGCCCGCTATCTGTTGATCGCTTCTTCACGTCCTAATTCTCCTCTACCTGTAGCTTTACAAGGTTTTTTTAACGATAATCTCGCTTGCCATATGGGATGGACTAACGATTATCATTTGGATATCAATACTGAACAAAATTATTGGATTGCTAATGTAGGTAATTTAGCAGAATGTCATCTCCCTCTTTTTGACTATATTAAAGATCTATCAATTCATGGTGCAAAAACAGCAAAAGATTTATATGGTTGTAAAGGATGGACTGCACATACTACAGCCAATCCATGGGGATATACAGCTGTATCAGGTAGTATTCTTTGGGGATTATTCCCGACTGCATCTTCTTGGCTTGCCTCTCATTTATGGACACAATATGATTACACACAAGATAAAGATTTTTTAAAGAATACCGCATATCCATTATTAAAAAGTAATGCTGAATTTCTATTAGATTATATGGTAATAGACCCACGAAATAACTATTTGGTAACAGGTCCTAGTATCTCGCCGGAAAACAGTTTTCGCCATCAAGGACAAGAATTTTGCGCATCTATGATGCCGACTTGCGA
This sequence is a window from Bacteroides thetaiotaomicron VPI-5482. Protein-coding genes within it:
- a CDS encoding helix-turn-helix transcriptional regulator; amino-acid sequence: MAKKDVNRLKIMLAVTKRSNKWLAEMLGKDQATISKWCTNTCQPDLETLIRISDLLKVDVNDLLNKECIKE
- a CDS encoding glycoside hydrolase family 95 protein → MRNVTLGLIIGAALLVSGSLSLKATENKMKLWYDKPADEWMKSLPLGNGRLGVMIYGGIETETLALNESTMWSGEYDEHQQRPFGREKLNQVRKLFFENNLSEGNHVAGNMMAGSPHSVGTHLPIGDLKINFSYPQGEISDYRHELDLHTAINTVSYKVGNTEYIRQCIASNPDDVVAMHIKASRPKAITMELELKLLRQANVVASGNQLIYTGNAEFEKHGKGGVHFEGRIAVQIKGGTIKAEGKKLYIEKATEVTLLSDVRTNFKNNTFSGYNYKIKCEKTIELASKKDFKTLKKKHIEDYSPLFSRVGLSFEHHAKFDHLPNDERWARVKKGESDPGLDALFFQYARYLLIASSRPNSPLPVALQGFFNDNLACHMGWTNDYHLDINTEQNYWIANVGNLAECHLPLFDYIKDLSIHGAKTAKDLYGCKGWTAHTTANPWGYTAVSGSILWGLFPTASSWLASHLWTQYDYTQDKDFLKNTAYPLLKSNAEFLLDYMVIDPRNNYLVTGPSISPENSFRHQGQEFCASMMPTCDRVLAYEIFSACLQSTEILNVDASFADSLRTAISKLPPFRISTNGGVQEWFEDYEEAHPNHRHTTHLLSLYPYSQITLNKTPELAKAARKTIERRLAAKDWEDTEWSRANMICFYARLKDSENAYNSVKQLLGKLSRENMFTVSPAGIAGAGEDIFAFDGNTAGAAGIAEMLLQSHDNCIELLPCLPKEWKNGNFKGLCARGGIEIDASWKNSQIVNAVLKATAPIEFTLRLSNAKLYCWKLNKKTFIPKIKDDGLIYISMNKGDNLTIIIP